ATTAAGGCCGCTATCCAGTTTATCCGAGGTGGGGGGAAAGAAGTCGTAATTACTTCCATCAATTATGCCGGACGCTCTCTTCAAGGAAGCGCCGGAACAAGGATATTGCCCGATTGATCATGTGCAAGCTGTCAGATACGGTTGTCGAGGCCCTTCTTAAGAATGGCCATATCTACGAAGTCGGAGGAGCGGTTCGAGATCGATTCCTGAATTTGCCTTCCGGAAAGGACCGCGATTATCTGGTCTGCGGCATATCATATCAGGAGCTTTCTTCAATCCTCAAAGACTTTGGGAGAGTAGATTTAGTGGGGAAATCCTTCGGTGTCATCAAATTCACTCAGTTCCGCGGCGAGAAGATGTACACTTTTGATGTCGCCCTTCCTCGAAGGGAATACTCCACCGGGGTCGGCCATAAGGATTTTGAGGTCTCTTTCGACCCTAATATAAGAGTTGAAGACGACTTGATAAGACGCGATTTTACGATCAATGCCATGGCTATTTCGCTGGATACCGGCGATCTGGTTGACCCGCTGGGCGGAATGATCGACCTGAGGAACCGCTTAATTCGGATGGTTTCGCCGGTCTCTTTCAAGGAGGATCCGCTGCGGATGCTCCGGGCGGTGCAATTTGCGGCGCGTTTCCGGTTTGAAATCGAGCCGGCAACTTTCGCGGCCATGCAGGAACGTGCTCATCTGATAGTATCGGTTTCGGCGGAACGTATTTCCGAGGAATTGAACAAGCTTTTGGTGCAGGCCGATGAGCCTTCGCACGGTTTCCGCCTGATGCAGAAATCGGGATTGCTGAAATATGTCCTTCCGGAGCTTGAGGCTACGGTTGACGTCGATCAACCGGGACCTTTTCATGCTTACGATGTTTTTGAACATATCATCCACACCATAGATGCCGCGCCGCGAGTGCTGGTCATTCGCCTGGCGGCTCTTTTCCATGATATCACCAAGCCGCAGGCCAAGCGATTGGTTGAAAGAGGGGCTACTTTTTACGGTCATGAGACGACGGGGGCCAGACTGACCGCCAAAATTATGAAACGGCTGAGGTATTCGACCGATCAAACCAGAGCCGTATCGGTGCTGGTGGATCGGCATATGTTCAATACCTCTATCGGCGATAAGGGGCTGCGGCGGTTGATTCGCAAAGTGGGGCAGGACCTGATTTTTGATCTGTTGGAATTGCGACGGGCCGATGTGGCCGGACAGGGGAAAGGGGGTACGACGGATGATGTCGATCAGCTCGAGCAGGAAATTAAAGCTGAGTTGGAGCGCAGACCGCCATTCGGCTTGCAGGATTTGGCGGTAAACGGCAGAGATATAATGGAGATTTTCCAGATACCGCAATCGCCGCTGGTGGGGAAGGTGCTCAATTTTCTTCTGGAAAAAGTACTCGATGATCCCAATGATAATAATCGTGAGAATCTGATTGAGATGGCTCGGTCATATCTCGCCAACCTTCGATATAGAAATAGTGCAACTCAATAAATGGAGATGTTTGCATGAAAATACATGAGTATCAGGCCAAGGAGATATTCGCCGCGGCCCAAATTCCGGTGCCGCTGGGCCAGGTGGCCTCATCGGTGGCTGAGGTAGCCTCGATAGCCGAATCGTACGGCCGGCCGGTGATGATCAAAGCGCAGGTGCATGTCGGCGGACGCGGCAAAGCCGGCGGCATCCAGTACGCCGCAAATGTTGAAGCCGCCCGTGTCTGGGCCCAGAAGATTCTGGGTATGGATATCAAAGGTTTGACGGTCAAGAAGGTCCTGGTGACCGAAGCGGCCGATATTGCCAGCGAATCTTATGTCGGGATCATCATCGACCGGGCGCAGAAAAAACCGGTGATAATGGTTTCCGCCGCCGGCGGTATCGATATCGAAGAAGTCGCCGCCAAGACCCCGGAGAAAATCATCAAAATGGCGGTTGACCCGACTACCGGACTCAAGGCTTATCAGGCCCGGGAATTGGCCGGCAAGCTTTATAATGACCCGGCCCTGGTGCGCCAGGCGGCCGATGTCATTATGAAGTTGTATGATGTCTATTGGAAAGTGGATGCCTCGCTGGTCGAAATCAATCCGCTTATTACCACCCCCAGCGGTAAAGTGGTCGCCCTTGATGCCAAGATAAATATCGATGACAACGGCCTGTACCGCCATAAAGATGTGGCCGCTATGCGCGACCTTGATGCCGAGGATCCCTCCGAGGTTGAGGCCCGCGACGGCGACCTGTCTTTTGTCAAGCTGAGCGGTAATATCGGATGCATTGTCAACGGCGCCGGACTGGCCATGGCCACCATGGACCTGGTCAAGTATTATGGCGGCGACCCGGCCAATTTCCTTGATATCGGCGGTTCATCGAATCCGCAAAAAGTCCTCACCGCCATGCGTATCATCCTTCGTGACCAGAATGTCCGGGCCATTCTAATCAATATTTTCGGCGGTATCACGCGCTGTGATGATGTGGCCAATGGCATTGTAATGGCTTACGAGGAACTGAAACCGGAAATACCGATCGTTGTTCGTCTGACCGGAACCAACGCAGACAAGGCGAAAGTTATTCTTAAGAAAGTCAATCTGGAATCGGCCGACACCCTTGATAATGTGGTCAAGAAAGCAATTGCGCTGGCCGAGATTGAGCCGATGGCGGAAGGGAGGATACAATGAGCATCCTCATTAATAAAAAGACGAAAGTCATAGTGCAGGGAATAACCGGGCGCGACGGTTCTTTTCACGCCGAGCAGATGAAGAAGTACGGTACCAATGTTGTCGGCGGGGTAACTCCCGGAAAAGGTGGTACCGAGGTCAATGGTATTCCCGTTTTTAACAGTGTGGCCGATGCGGTGGCCAAAACCAAAGCCAATACTTCGGTCATATATGTGCCGCCGTCATTTGCCATTGATGCCGTTTATGAGGCGGTCGATGCCGGGATATCGCTGATCGTCTGCATCACCGAGGGCGTCCCGGCCAACGATATGCTGAAAGTCTATGATTATGTAAGAAGCCGCGGGGCACGGCTGATCGGTCCCAACTGCCCCGGATTAATCTCGCCCGGCGAATCGAAAGTCGGAATCATGCCGGGAAGCATTGTCAAAAAGGGGCCGGTGGGAGTCGTTTCCCGCTCGGGAACGCTTACTTATGAAGCAATCTGGGCGCTGACCTGCGCCGGAATAGGGCAGACTACCTGCATCGGCATCGGCGGCGACCAGATTATCGGCACCAATTTCATCGATACCCTGGAATTGTTCGAGGCCGACCCGGCCACGAAGGCGGTGGTGATGATCGGCGAAATCGGCGGCACCGATGAAGAAATGGCGGCTGAATTTGTCAGAAAGAAAATGACCAAACCGGTGGTCGGCTTTATTGCCGGAAGGATGGCCCCGCCTGGAAAAAGAATGGGTCATGCCGGAGCAATTATTTCGGGCGGTTCGGGAACGGCCAAAGAGAAGATTGAAGCTTTGAACAAGGCCGGGATTCCGGTGGCTGTCTCGCCGACGGAAATCCCTGCTCTTATCAGAGAGAAGATGCAGGCGGCGGCCAGAAAGCCTGCCGCGAAAAAGGCCGCGACGGTTAAAAAAGCAAAAGGCATCGGGAAAGTAAAACCGGGCAAAGCAATAATGACCAAAAAACAAAGAATCGCCCCCAAAGCCCGAAAGGTCGGAGCAAAAAAGAGGAAATAAGATAATCTGACTATAAATCAGAGATTATCTCCGAAGGAGAGATCATTATGACTGAGACCAATCCGAAACTTGATGTTTCGGAGAAAGAACCTTCTGCAAATGACAAATATGCAGGGAAATTACCTCCGCTGAATATATTCCTGCATTGGTGTAAGGGGTGCAATATTTGCATTGCTTTTTGCCCCAATAAGGTTCTGGAGCCGGACCGTGACGGAAAACCGATTCTGGCTCACCCCGAAAAATGCACACAATGCGCGATCTGCTGGTTGCACTGTCCGGATTTCGCCATAACCTCCAATTATAAGTAGCGGAGGAGGAAAGATGAAAAACATAAATATGGAAAAGGCCAGACTACTACAGGGAAATGAGGCCTGCGTCCAGGGGGCGCTTTATGCCGGAATCCAATTCTTCGCCGGCTACCCCATTACCCCCTCGACGGAGATCGCCGAAGGGCTGGCGCGCGAACTACCCAGGATCGGCGCGAAATTCATTCAGATGGAGGATGAGATCGGTTCCCTTGCCGCTGTCATCGGCGCCTCCAATGCCGGCTGCAAGGCGATGACCGCCACCTCGGGTCCGGGATATTCGCTGATGCAGGAACATATTGGTTACGCTTATATCACCGAAACCCCGTGCGTGATTATTGATGTTCAACGGGGCGGTCCCTCGACCGGTCTGCCGACAAAGGTGAGCCAATCCGATACCATGCAGGCCCGCTGGGGAACGCATGGCGATTATACGGCTATCGCCGTGGCGCCCTCATCGGTCAGGGAAGTCTTCGAGGAAACGGTCCGGGCCTTCAACCTGGCGGAGCGGTTTCGCACCCCGGTCACGGTTCTGACCGATGAAGTTCTCGGGCATATGCGGGAGATGATGGTCATCCCCGAAAAGGGTGAATTGGAAATAGTCAACCGCAAGAAGCCGGACGTTCCCACCGATTGGTACAAACATTTTGATTTGACGGCCGATTTTGTCAGTCCGATGGCGGCTTTTGGCGAAGGATATCGCTACAATGTCTCCGGGTTGACCCATGACCAGGAGGGGTTCCCCACCGCGGTACCTTCAGAAATAAAAGAAAAACTCGACAAGTTAAGAAACAAAATAGAGCGGTTCTCGGATGAGATCTTTAAGATGCGGACAGAGATGATGGATGATGCCAGAATCGCCGTAATTTCATATGGATCGGTGGCGCGGGCCTCCTATCAGGCGGTCAAGATAGCCCGCGAAAAGAGAATCAAAGTCGGCGCTATTCAGCCGCTGACCATCTGGCCCTTCCCGGATGCTCAACTGCGGCAGATGCTGAGCGGTGTCAAGAAAGTAATCGTAGCCGAACTCAATATGGGGCAGATGGTTCATGAAGTGCGCCGCGTGGCTCCAAAAGGAACCGAGGTGTTTTTCATGGGAAGGTATGATGGTGAAGTTATGACCCCGCAGCAAATTGTCAGCAAAATAGGGGAGGTGAAGTGATGACTACCGAAGTACAACATTCCGATATAACCCACCACTACCTGCGTGCCAAGAAGAAATTTCCGAATGTCTGGTGTGCCGGATGCGGCAATGGGATTGTCATGGGCGCTCTTATCCGGGCGATTGACAAACTCGGCTTGGACAAAGACAACGTGGCGATCGTCTCCGGCATCGGCTGCTCCAGCCGCATGCCGGTATATATGGATTTCAATACCCTGCACACGGCTCACGGGCGCGCCCTGGCCTTTGCCACCGGCGTGAAGATGGCCAAGCCGTCTATGAAAGTGATCGTGATCACGGGTGACGGCGATGCGCTGGCGATCGGCGGGAATCATTTCATCCACGCCTGCCGGAGAAATATTGACATCACCACTATATTGGTAAATAATCGCATTTATGGCATGACCGGCGGCCAGTTTTCGCCTACGACCACCGGCGGCGCCATTGCCACGACCGCCCCTTACGGCAACTATGAGAAGCAGTTTGATGTGGTCAATCTGGCCACCGCCGCGGGGGCATCATACGTAGCGCGCGGCACCGTTTATCATGTTCAGCAATTGGAGAAGTTGATTGAGGGCGGTATTACCAAGAAGGGTTTTGCACTTATCGAGGCGGTTTCCAATTGCCATACCTATTACGGCCGGCTCAATCGCGAGGGTGATGCTGTGGCCATGATCAGCTGGATGAAAGAGCATGCCATGCCGATTCAGGCAGCGGCCAAACTTCCCCCCGAAAAGATGGTGGGGAAATTCGTGACCGGACTTATTCATGAAACTAATGCCACCGAATTCTGCGAGGAGTACGACAAGCTGGTTGAACGGTTGGCGGCGAAGGAGGCGGGCAAATGACACCGAAAAGCTCAGCCAAAAAGAAAGAAGATCGTTTCGAACTACGGTTCTCCGGTTCGGGCGGACAGGGATTGATCCTGGCCGGGGTGATGCTTGCGGAGGCGGTCGGCACGGGTGACGGCAAGAATGTCGTACAGACCCAATCGTACGGCCCCGAGGCGCGCGGCGGCGCCAGCCGCTCCGATGTGGTTATTTCCGAGGGGGAAATCTACTACCCCAAGACAATGAAACTGGATCTCCTGCTGGCCCTGACTCAGGAAGCCTGTGATAAGTACTTTGCCGATCTCAAGGAAGACGGCATGCTGGTGGTCGACTCGGTCATGGTCACCCAGGTTCCCACCAAGAACTATTACAGTTTTCCCTTTGTAAGGCTGGCCCGAGAGGAGATCGGACATGTGATGGTGGCCAATGTTATCGCGCTCGGCGCCATTGCGGAGCTGACCGATATTGTCTCGCGGGAAGCCCTGAAAAAAGTGGTCCTGCGTCGGGCGCCGCGCGGTACCGAGGAGAAAAATCAAAAGGCCCTGGAACTTGGGTTTGCCATCGCCAAGAAAGTCAAAAAACAAAAGTAGACAGTGGAGAAATGTTTGGAGAGAACCCTTCTCATCATCAAACCTGATGCGGTCAGACGCAACCTGATCGGTCATATCATCGCCCGGCTGGAAATCGCCGGATTCCGGCTCAGGGAGATGCGTATGGAAACGCTCCCACCTGAGCGGGTGAGGAGATTTTATGCGGTGCATGAGGGGAAACCTTTTCTTGACTCGCTGGTCGAGTTTATGTCTTCCGGCCCGGTAGTGGCAATGCTTCTCGAAAAGGAGAACGCCATTATGGACCTGAGGACATTGATAGGTGCGACTGACCCGTTAAAGGCGGCATGCGGGACACTTCGGCAAGAGATCGCTTTGGATGTGCAGCAGAATTCGGTCCACGCCTCCGATTCGGTGGAAAGTGCCGCAAAGGAAATACCATTTTTCTTTGGATAGGCCGAATGAATGGTTGTCACGATCAGTTATGGTGACATCAAGCTGAGACTGGAATTGCCCGACCCGGTAGATTTCGACGAATTTGAATGCTTGGCGGGGGAGGATGCCATAGAGTACGATAGTTTTGTCTCTCAGTTGAAACAGGCCGAAATAGACCGCTTTAATGTATATTTGGCCGACCTTTTCATATTAAATGATGCCTTTCGTCCGACGCCGACTTCAACCATTCTGGAATGGCTGCATGCCGGGGGAAAGCTTTCCCCTGAAGCAAGGTTCTTAATCTCCACCGGCGCTCATGCTCGACCGACGGAGGCACACCTGAAAAAGATATTGGGGGCTCTGTATGGCGAATTGAAGGATCGAACGCTGGTGCATGATGCCGGGGACAGGGAAAACCTGGTGGAGGTCGGTCGGGAAGCGGGAAATCAGGCAGTTTCAGTAAATCGATATTTCCTTGAAGCGAAAAGGGTGGTGGTGATAGGCTCGGTGGAGCCGCATTACTTTGCCGGCTTCAGTGGCGGACGAAAATCGATCTTTCCCGGTCTCTGCGATTACGAGACCATTGTTCGCAACCATAACCGCGCGGTCAGCTTTGATGCCGCCCCGATGAAATTGGAGGGTAACCCTGTTGATGAGCATTTGCAATCGCTTATGAGATTGATTCCGGCAGGCAAGATTCTCAGCATTCAGGCGGTCGGCGGGAGTGGCGGCCAAATCAGAGGAATTTTCTGCGGCACTCTTGAGAGTACTTTCCAAAGGGCGGTCGATTACGCGCGCAAAATATATGGCCTCAAAGCCAGGCACGAATATGATTTGATTCTGGCTGAAGTCCGCCCGCCGCTTGACAGCAATCTATACCAACTTCAGAAATCGCTGGAAAACTGCCAGCAGGCGATTGCGGACGGCGGAACGATCATCCTCTTTTCTCCCTGCGGCGGAGGAGTCGGCTCGGAGAGTTTTTATGGACTAGCGGACAGATGGCAGCCGGGTGTTGCTTTGGACGACCGCGCCGGTGATTTCTTCGGCATTCATAAGTTACATCGCACTAAGGTCATAGGCGGAAGAATTAATGTATTTCTTTATTCCGAGCTGCCTCCGGGCGTTCCCGAAAAAGTCTATTTTAAAAGTGCTGCAAAACCGCAGGAGATTGTATATAATATAGCATCAAATAAGAAGAATCCTAGAGTCGCCCTGGTGCACGATGCCGGGCATGTAGTTTTGACAAAGGAATGACAACCTATCACTAATAAACTCTTTGGAGGAACCATGAATAAGAAAATCGCTGTTATCGGAGCGGGAAATGTCGGCGCTTCGGTTGCCCAGTATCTGGCCGAGGCCAATCTGGCCGACATCGTAATGGTTGATATCATCGAAGGAATCCCTCAGGGAAAAGCACTC
The Candidatus Zixiibacteriota bacterium genome window above contains:
- a CDS encoding CCA tRNA nucleotidyltransferase is translated as MCKLSDTVVEALLKNGHIYEVGGAVRDRFLNLPSGKDRDYLVCGISYQELSSILKDFGRVDLVGKSFGVIKFTQFRGEKMYTFDVALPRREYSTGVGHKDFEVSFDPNIRVEDDLIRRDFTINAMAISLDTGDLVDPLGGMIDLRNRLIRMVSPVSFKEDPLRMLRAVQFAARFRFEIEPATFAAMQERAHLIVSVSAERISEELNKLLVQADEPSHGFRLMQKSGLLKYVLPELEATVDVDQPGPFHAYDVFEHIIHTIDAAPRVLVIRLAALFHDITKPQAKRLVERGATFYGHETTGARLTAKIMKRLRYSTDQTRAVSVLVDRHMFNTSIGDKGLRRLIRKVGQDLIFDLLELRRADVAGQGKGGTTDDVDQLEQEIKAELERRPPFGLQDLAVNGRDIMEIFQIPQSPLVGKVLNFLLEKVLDDPNDNNRENLIEMARSYLANLRYRNSATQ
- the sucC gene encoding ADP-forming succinate--CoA ligase subunit beta, whose translation is MKIHEYQAKEIFAAAQIPVPLGQVASSVAEVASIAESYGRPVMIKAQVHVGGRGKAGGIQYAANVEAARVWAQKILGMDIKGLTVKKVLVTEAADIASESYVGIIIDRAQKKPVIMVSAAGGIDIEEVAAKTPEKIIKMAVDPTTGLKAYQARELAGKLYNDPALVRQAADVIMKLYDVYWKVDASLVEINPLITTPSGKVVALDAKINIDDNGLYRHKDVAAMRDLDAEDPSEVEARDGDLSFVKLSGNIGCIVNGAGLAMATMDLVKYYGGDPANFLDIGGSSNPQKVLTAMRIILRDQNVRAILINIFGGITRCDDVANGIVMAYEELKPEIPIVVRLTGTNADKAKVILKKVNLESADTLDNVVKKAIALAEIEPMAEGRIQ
- the sucD gene encoding succinate--CoA ligase subunit alpha, with translation MSILINKKTKVIVQGITGRDGSFHAEQMKKYGTNVVGGVTPGKGGTEVNGIPVFNSVADAVAKTKANTSVIYVPPSFAIDAVYEAVDAGISLIVCITEGVPANDMLKVYDYVRSRGARLIGPNCPGLISPGESKVGIMPGSIVKKGPVGVVSRSGTLTYEAIWALTCAGIGQTTCIGIGGDQIIGTNFIDTLELFEADPATKAVVMIGEIGGTDEEMAAEFVRKKMTKPVVGFIAGRMAPPGKRMGHAGAIISGGSGTAKEKIEALNKAGIPVAVSPTEIPALIREKMQAAARKPAAKKAATVKKAKGIGKVKPGKAIMTKKQRIAPKARKVGAKKRK
- a CDS encoding 4Fe-4S binding protein, whose translation is MTETNPKLDVSEKEPSANDKYAGKLPPLNIFLHWCKGCNICIAFCPNKVLEPDRDGKPILAHPEKCTQCAICWLHCPDFAITSNYK
- a CDS encoding 2-oxoacid:acceptor oxidoreductase subunit alpha gives rise to the protein MKNINMEKARLLQGNEACVQGALYAGIQFFAGYPITPSTEIAEGLARELPRIGAKFIQMEDEIGSLAAVIGASNAGCKAMTATSGPGYSLMQEHIGYAYITETPCVIIDVQRGGPSTGLPTKVSQSDTMQARWGTHGDYTAIAVAPSSVREVFEETVRAFNLAERFRTPVTVLTDEVLGHMREMMVIPEKGELEIVNRKKPDVPTDWYKHFDLTADFVSPMAAFGEGYRYNVSGLTHDQEGFPTAVPSEIKEKLDKLRNKIERFSDEIFKMRTEMMDDARIAVISYGSVARASYQAVKIAREKRIKVGAIQPLTIWPFPDAQLRQMLSGVKKVIVAELNMGQMVHEVRRVAPKGTEVFFMGRYDGEVMTPQQIVSKIGEVK
- a CDS encoding 2-oxoacid:ferredoxin oxidoreductase subunit beta encodes the protein MTTEVQHSDITHHYLRAKKKFPNVWCAGCGNGIVMGALIRAIDKLGLDKDNVAIVSGIGCSSRMPVYMDFNTLHTAHGRALAFATGVKMAKPSMKVIVITGDGDALAIGGNHFIHACRRNIDITTILVNNRIYGMTGGQFSPTTTGGAIATTAPYGNYEKQFDVVNLATAAGASYVARGTVYHVQQLEKLIEGGITKKGFALIEAVSNCHTYYGRLNREGDAVAMISWMKEHAMPIQAAAKLPPEKMVGKFVTGLIHETNATEFCEEYDKLVERLAAKEAGK
- a CDS encoding 2-oxoacid:acceptor oxidoreductase family protein encodes the protein MTPKSSAKKKEDRFELRFSGSGGQGLILAGVMLAEAVGTGDGKNVVQTQSYGPEARGGASRSDVVISEGEIYYPKTMKLDLLLALTQEACDKYFADLKEDGMLVVDSVMVTQVPTKNYYSFPFVRLAREEIGHVMVANVIALGAIAELTDIVSREALKKVVLRRAPRGTEEKNQKALELGFAIAKKVKKQK
- the ndk gene encoding nucleoside-diphosphate kinase: MERTLLIIKPDAVRRNLIGHIIARLEIAGFRLREMRMETLPPERVRRFYAVHEGKPFLDSLVEFMSSGPVVAMLLEKENAIMDLRTLIGATDPLKAACGTLRQEIALDVQQNSVHASDSVESAAKEIPFFFG
- a CDS encoding lactate racemase domain-containing protein, encoding MVVTISYGDIKLRLELPDPVDFDEFECLAGEDAIEYDSFVSQLKQAEIDRFNVYLADLFILNDAFRPTPTSTILEWLHAGGKLSPEARFLISTGAHARPTEAHLKKILGALYGELKDRTLVHDAGDRENLVEVGREAGNQAVSVNRYFLEAKRVVVIGSVEPHYFAGFSGGRKSIFPGLCDYETIVRNHNRAVSFDAAPMKLEGNPVDEHLQSLMRLIPAGKILSIQAVGGSGGQIRGIFCGTLESTFQRAVDYARKIYGLKARHEYDLILAEVRPPLDSNLYQLQKSLENCQQAIADGGTIILFSPCGGGVGSESFYGLADRWQPGVALDDRAGDFFGIHKLHRTKVIGGRINVFLYSELPPGVPEKVYFKSAAKPQEIVYNIASNKKNPRVALVHDAGHVVLTKE